A single window of Crassostrea angulata isolate pt1a10 chromosome 8, ASM2561291v2, whole genome shotgun sequence DNA harbors:
- the LOC128159244 gene encoding uncharacterized protein LOC128159244 — protein MWICQRRGASVGPETTEAREGRACKQQYSSRACSATSGAKSDGGFPFPSALHITHDGGAIRHCGRTNRCYWLNPARIDRNGTSGTLSGAWHLQQTHNLSQFRSNSRPCSRKPNRAFIQCIYVSEH, from the exons ATGTGG ATTTGTCAGCGACGAGGAGCCAGCGTGGGGCCGGAGACGACAGAGGCCAGAGAGGGCAGGGCGTGCAAGCAGCAGTACAGCAGCAGAGCATGTAGCGCAACCTCCGGTGCAAAATCAGATGGTGGCTTCCCATTCCCCTCAGCCCTCCACATCACCCATGATGGTGGCGCCATCCGTCACTGTGGCAGGACCAACAGATGCTATTGGCTCAACCCAGCAAGAATCGACAGAAATGGCACAAG TGGGACACTTTCAGGAGCCTGGCACCTGCAGCAGACGCACAACCTCAGCCAATTCCGGAGCAATTCCAGACCTTGCTCTCGCAAGCCAAATAGAGCGTTTATTCAGTGCATCTATGTAAGTGAACACTAG